One genomic segment of Paenibacillus sp. FSL H8-0332 includes these proteins:
- a CDS encoding cupin domain-containing protein, producing MLDPVLQAPDLKLAADSNQVLNYKRDAHNYITQLFGEQLPAIRNGFFNAHMSKGFIVQPHWHTNVTEMVFVISGELITSVFDPFTQKLMTYHLQAGQIAVFPKGWFHWILAESEQAHFLTIFDAPTPDIVYGSDFLRAVPAEVIQRAYCINEEEYAKAVAPLKESIILGPPPGCAVAGSAGGMNIGPPAKSMPAYAAQQPAAAFYPYPMYPRR from the coding sequence ATGCTTGATCCAGTATTGCAGGCACCGGACCTGAAGCTTGCCGCCGATTCTAACCAGGTGCTTAATTATAAGCGGGATGCGCACAATTATATTACGCAGCTTTTTGGCGAGCAGCTTCCGGCGATACGTAACGGGTTCTTCAATGCCCATATGAGCAAAGGCTTCATTGTCCAGCCGCACTGGCACACGAATGTGACGGAGATGGTCTTCGTGATTAGCGGTGAGCTGATTACCTCCGTGTTCGATCCGTTCACCCAGAAGCTGATGACCTATCATCTGCAGGCCGGACAAATCGCTGTCTTCCCGAAGGGCTGGTTCCACTGGATTCTGGCTGAGAGCGAACAAGCCCATTTCCTGACGATCTTCGATGCGCCGACACCGGATATTGTGTATGGTTCAGACTTCCTGCGGGCTGTTCCCGCAGAGGTTATCCAGCGCGCGTATTGTATCAATGAAGAGGAGTATGCCAAGGCCGTGGCTCCGCTTAAGGAGTCGATTATTCTCGGACCGCCTCCGGGCTGCGCCGTGGCAGGGTCTGCCGGGGGAATGAACATAGGCCCGCCCGCCAAAAGCATGCCCGCCTACGCAGCCCAGCAGCCTGCGGCGGCATTCTATCCTTATCCGATGTATCCGCGCCGCTAG
- a CDS encoding methyl-accepting chemotaxis protein — protein MSTDHELEKESEMDQLLEALKISLPLVQRLFPLDVMFALTDVEKFIYHLPGKELHARVGDGSPIPPSGGIRAALESGEEVSATIPKEVYGIPFKSSSMPVRDRNGAVIGVFTIGISLSNQVTLSDAANALAVTSDEISSTSVEIAGTASDLANTVGDLKELGQKVVEDLQQTDEILDFIRKVADNSNLLGLNAAIEAAHAAEHGRGFGIVAQEIRKMSVSSASSAKDIAGILQMIKQKINQMDAVLTDCLAQSERQAAATEEITASMQQLAASAVEIESIARLI, from the coding sequence ATGAGTACCGATCACGAATTAGAAAAAGAATCAGAAATGGACCAGTTGCTGGAGGCTCTAAAAATATCTCTGCCGCTGGTGCAGCGTCTCTTTCCACTGGATGTAATGTTTGCCTTAACCGATGTGGAGAAGTTCATCTATCATCTGCCGGGCAAAGAGCTCCATGCCCGGGTCGGAGATGGGAGTCCCATTCCGCCAAGTGGGGGAATCCGGGCAGCGCTGGAGAGTGGAGAAGAAGTCAGCGCCACTATTCCCAAAGAAGTCTACGGGATACCCTTCAAGTCCTCATCAATGCCGGTCCGTGACCGGAACGGGGCGGTAATTGGCGTATTTACGATTGGAATCAGCCTCAGCAATCAGGTAACGCTCAGCGATGCAGCGAATGCGCTGGCGGTGACCTCTGACGAGATCAGCTCGACTTCGGTAGAGATTGCGGGCACGGCCTCGGATCTGGCGAATACCGTCGGGGATCTGAAGGAGCTGGGCCAGAAGGTGGTTGAGGATCTGCAGCAGACGGACGAGATTCTGGATTTCATCCGCAAGGTGGCAGACAACTCCAATCTGCTGGGGCTGAATGCAGCGATTGAAGCGGCCCATGCGGCTGAGCATGGACGGGGCTTCGGCATCGTGGCCCAGGAGATCCGCAAAATGTCCGTATCCAGTGCTTCATCGGCGAAGGATATTGCCGGCATTCTGCAGATGATCAAGCAGAAGATTAACCAGATGGATGCCGTGCTTACGGACTGTCTGGCCCAAAGCGAACGTCAAGCCGCAGCCACAGAGGAGATCACCGCCTCGATGCAGCAGCTCGCAGCCTCCGCCGTGGAGATTGAGAGTATCGCTCGTCTGATCTAA